The sequence GTAGTGTTTCAAACCCTTACGCCACAGCCAGCGATTGAGTATATAAAACATCGCACCCCAAGCGAACATCACGGCAATACCTTTGCCAAAGCTTACAGGTAAACCGATAATAATGGCAGATGGGAAATGTACCATGTACGGAAACGGAGTCCACAGTACTATTTGACGAACGTGCTCTGGAAATACCTCTAGCGGTGCCACCAGCCCAGAGAGGAAAAGGTAGATAAGGAACCAGAATTGCTCGATCGCGCTGGCGCGCTCTGTCCAGAAAGCAAATAAGGCAAACGTATACTGAATCAAGAATCGCAGTGAAAAGGCGATCGCTACCACTACCGCAAATTCCAAAACCTGAATTAAGTTAGGTATCCAAAACGAACCGGGATAGAGAGCAAAGAATAGACCCACCAGCACGAAGATGAATGGCAAACGAGCGAAGCGCTCTGCTACGTGGGAGGCGAAGTGATGCCAAACCGGATCGAGCGGTTGCAAAAGTTTATTGGATAACTTGCCCTGGACGACCTCCTTCTCGAATTCCCAAATCACCCACACTACGTTGAACTGTCGTACCACAAATGCTGCTAAAAAGTACCGCACAAAGTCTAGAGGCGAGAGACCAAATCGACCGCCCTGTGCCGCCTGTATCCAGACACCCATCAGGATGAATGGAAGGGAATTAGACAATGCCCACAGGAGCAATTCTGCTCGGTACTCCAGCATGTAGGCATAATAGGTACTGAGTAAGGTTCTGGCTACGCGCACTTGCTGCATTATTTCCGGCTCCAGCGATCTAAGACCATTTGCAAATCTTCGAGGCGAATGGGTTTGGCGATATAATCTTGCATGCCTGCCGCCAAACAGCGATCGCGATCTTCTTTCATGGCATTAGCAGTCATGGCAATAATGATGGGGCGTTTTCCCTTTTCAATTTGGGCATGAATGCAGCGTGTCGTTTCAAACCCATCCATCTCTGGCATTTGGATGTCCATTAAGATCGCGTCATAGTCGCACCGATCTAATGCAGCCAGGACTTCCTTACCGTTACAAGCAATATCTGCAACATAGTTGAGTTTGTGCAGCATGCGCAGCGCCACTTTTTGGTTGACGGGGTTATCCTCGGCGAGGAGAATGCGCAGTGGTAGGTGTGTGGGAGTTGTTGACGATCTAGTGCCATCGGTCGCATCTGTGGAAGCTTGAGCGATAGCAGCAGGCGGAGAAACTTTGCGAACTTTAATAGCGAATGTGAAAGTCGTTCCCTTTGCCAAGCCGCTGCTAACTGCGATATTACCACCCATAAGTCGGATGAATTTGCGGCTAATCGGTAGTCCTAACCCCGTTCCCTCTGATGCTTGGCGACCTGATGCGCTTTGGACAAATGGCTTGAAGACATTAAATAAATCCTCTCCAGCAATTCCCACACCCGTATCTTCAACTTCAAATTGGATAATTGCATGCTCGCTATCCCGATCCTGGTAACTCGCAGGCGACGACAACCGCAACGTGATGCTGCCCTCCTGGGTAAACTTAATGGCATTTCCAATTAAGTTAATCAAAATCTGGCGCAATTTCATCTCGTCTGTACATACATACTGAGGCACGTCATCAGCACGCTCGAATTGGAGATGAAGGCCCTTGGCCTCAGCTTTTAGTCGCAGCATATTTTTGAGACTGTCCAGCATGCGATAGAGATCGAAATTACTTTCATTTAAAACTACCCTACCCGCCTCGATTTTGGACATCTCAAGCACATCATTCACTAGAGAGAGTAGATGTTCGCCGCTGTTGCTAATAATACTAAGAGTTTCCTTTTGGGCAGCATTGAGCGATGGATCGTCGTTCATGAGTTGAGTAAACCCTAAAATAGCGTTGAGAGGCGTGCGCAATTCATGGCTCATGTTGGCTAAGAATTCGCTCTTAGCGCGACTGGCAACTTCGGCTGCTTCTTTAGCTTTTTGTAACGCATCCTCTACCTGCTTGCGATCGCTAATATCGCGAATCACCCAAATAACTGACTCGCGATCGATTGGAGAAATCGAGGCGGAAAACCACTTCTCTCGATCGGCAAATTTGAGGCTGTACTCAACATTAAAATTTTGCTCCGTGCTTAATACGGCTTGAATGTAGCGGAGAAATAAATCTGCTTGTTGTTGAGGAAACACTTCATGTAAAGTCTTGCCAACTAATTCGCTGGCATCCTGGTTCAGCAGATCGGCATTTGTCCGTGGAATCCTCAGATATCGCCCTTCGGCATCGAAGACCACTATTAGTTCTCTCATGGCGGCAAATAGCCCTCGCAATTCAGCTTCAGTCGAGCTTAGTTCTGCAGTTCTCGCCACCACTCGCATCTCCAATTCCAGGTTATTGGCTTTTAGGGCAGTAAAAGACTCGCGTAGCTTGCCAGCCATCTGGTTAAACGATCGCGCTAAACTCTCCAGTTCGCTAATACTTGTTGCCCGCACGTTACGATTTAATGCTTCTTCCTGTGGATTTGTAGCCTCAAACAGCGTGGCTAATTCCTCGGATGCACTGCTCAGGCGGGAAATTGGTTTAGCAATCCAGCGGGAAGTGAGAATCCCTAAAACTATCGTCACGCCCAAGGCTGCCAGACATAGGATAAATGTATTGCGCGTATTCGCATTAATCTCAGCCATAAAGTCATCTTCAGGCATTACCACTACAGCCAACCAATCGAGATTTCGCTCGTCTCGATATGGTAGGATCTGGACGTATTGCACTTTTTCTCCAATCTTGAAGTCTAGTTGGTAAGCCCGATCGATATTTTGGAGAAGGCCAAAATAATTAACTAGAAATTCTGCTGTAGAACGCGTGAGTTTATTTTTACTCTCCGTGGCTTTAATCCGCCGCGCCCAGCTATTGCCCTGAGTATCTTTCTCAAACAAATAAGGCTTCTCACTCGTAGAAGTAGCGACAATCGAACCAGAGCGTTCGATGATAAAGGTTTGACTGTTAGCACTCACTTCGATCTTACGCAGAAAATCGCTTATTTGCCCCAGTAACAAATCTACTGCCATCACGCCTTGCAAATTATCCTGGCGATCGTAAAACGGTTGCGCTGCTGTAATCCCTATTTCACCTTGAGCAAATGTATAGATCTCGCTCCAGGTCGGTTTCTTCGTCGCGATCGCCTTTTTAAACCAGGGTCTTGTGCGAGTGTCATAATCAGGTAGGACTTTTAAGAATTTGGTGCGATTGCCACGTTCGTCTAAGGCATAGATATGACGTTGCGGAAATTTGCCCGTGGTTTTCGCAACTATAGAACCATCTTCTAGTGACCCAGCCAGGGCGATATGACCGTTGGCTAAACCTATATAAATTTGACTAACTGATTGTTGGCGTTTTAGTTGTAAGGTGAAATGTCTTTCCAGCGCTGGCTTGTTATCAATATCTAGCTCGCCAAGCATGACGCTGTTAATGTTAGCTTGCGTGATGTGAAATGGTTCTTCTAAGTAAGTACTTAAATGTTGTTGAATGCGGTTGCTAACTTCCATCCGTGCCTGACCTGCTAGGGCGCTAGTGGCTTTTTGCCCGTTGCGAAATGCCAGCCATGCAGTTAACCCTACAACTGTCACCATTTGCAATACAAATGGCACGACAATCACCAGTACTAATGGCAAAGCTTTCGAGTTTTTTGCTGCCCGATCGGACAAAGCACTACTGGAGTTGTCAGACCGATCGGATAGTTGACTCAACTCAGAAGGTACCATTTCAGTTCTTTCACCGATTTGTTAGATTACTATCTACCCCCTTCTACTTTACCTCAATCGAGATCGAGCGGCGCAAAGCCTTGTCTTTGTGTATTTTCGGTAATTGCCCGAGGTTCGAGGAATTGGAGTAAATAGTCGGGGCCACCAGCCTTAGAGCCGATGCCGCTCAGTTTAAACCCGCCAAAGGGATGGCGATCCACCAAAGCTCCTGTAATGCCTCGATTAATATACAGGTTTCCCACCTCAAATTCTTGGTAAGCACGCTCGATATGAGATGGAGTGCGCGAATATAGACCGCCTGTGAGGGCGTAGGGCGTATTATTAGCGATCGCTAAAGCCCGATCGAAGTTATCTACCTTAATAACCGCCAGTACGGGGCCAAAGATTTCTTCCTGCGCGATCGCTCCTTCGGGATCGACATCGGTAATGATCGTCGGCCCAACGTAAAAGCCGCGATCGGGGGCAGGCATTTCCAGTGCTATGGTGGCCGTTTCGCGGCTCTTTTCGATATAGCTGCGGATCTTGGCTTGGGCGGCAGCATCGATGACGGGCCCCACCTTAGTATTGGGATCGCTGGCATCGCCAACGACCAGCGATCGCGTGGCTTCGACCAAACGCTGCAAGAAAGTTTCATATACTGGCGCGAGAACCACCACGCGGGAACAGGCAGAGCATTTCTGCCCGGCATAGCCAAAGGCAGAATGCACCACTCCCACCACTGCCTGGTCGAGATCGCTGCTTTCATCAATAACGATCGTATTCTTGCCGCCCATCTCTGCGATTATGCGCTTGAGATGTTTTTGTCCGGGGCGCAAAATAGCAGCATCAGCATAGATCTGACAGCCTACCTGTTGCGATCCAGTAAAAGCAATGAGATGTACGTCAGGATGCTTGACTAAATGCGCTCCTACCTCCGAGCCGCGACCGGGCAAGTAATTAAATACGCCATCCGGCATTCCCGCTGCTTGAAACACCTCTGCAATTTTTGACGCGATCGCCGATGACTGTTCGGCGGGTTTGAGAATGACTGTATTGCCAGTAACCAGCGCGCCTGCACTCATGCCCAGGGCGATCGCCAGCGGGAAATTCCAGGGTGAAATTACCACCGTAACGCCACGCGGTTGATAGATGTAGAGATTATCTTCACCGGGCACGGAACGCGCGTGCGGCTTGGTAATGCGTTCGATCTCTTTGGCATAGTAGCGACAGAAGTCAATTGCTTCCGATACTTCCGCATCAGCCTCGCGCAATGGTTTTCCCACCTCCCAAACGATCCAGGCCGCCAGTTCTGCCCGTCTGGTTTCCATAATTTCAGCGGCACGACGCAGGATATTGGCGCGATCGCTGGCCGACCTGTACTTCCATGCCGGAAATGCTTGTTTTGCTGCCGCGACAGCTTGTTCTGCTTGCTCTATACTTGCCAAACCAATCCTGCCCACTACTTGACTAGAGTGAGAAGGATTGAGCGAATCGACAAAGGTGATTGTGGATACGGCTTCTCCTGCAATTATTGGGAAGTAGGTTTGACCAAATTGACTGGCGACGAATTGAATTGCATCGGTGGCAGCGGTGCGTTCCTGCACCTGCGCGTAATCGGCATCCGGGGCATTGCTGAAGCCATCAAAGATGACCTGGCAATGCTTCCCATCTGAGGTTTCCATCGTTGGTGGAGCTATTAACTCCGATATGGGGCGCGATTCGCTCGTACTGAGCCGCAGAAACGAGCTATTTGCCGTATTCTCTAGCAAACGACGGATGAGATAGGACATACCTGGGATTAACTCGCCAAACGGGCAGTAGATTCGCATCCGATGCCCCATATCTACAACGGACTTGGCAAATCGATCGCCCATGCCGTATAGTGCTTGCAATTCAAAGCATCTTGGCGGGATTTGCAAAGTTTGCGCGATCGCGATTGCTTTAGCGAGCGATCGCACATTATGGCTGCCAATCGCTGCATAGAGATACTGGTGATTTTCCAAGAGAATTTGTACTAAGCGCTCGTAGTTAAAGTCAGTGGAGCTTTTTTGACTGTAGACGGGCAAATCCCAACTGTATTGATAAGCCTTAATTGTTTCTTGATCCCAATATGCCCCTTTCACCAGGCGTACGGTTATGGGCTTGCCGCGTTCCTTTGCCCAAGCGACTAAGTCGATCAAGTCCCGTTCGCTATCGCGCAGATAGCCTTGAAGAGTCATGCCGACATCGGTGCGATCGCGGAATTCTGGTTCCATTAAGACCTGCTTCAGAATATCCAATGTCAGAGTTTTATAGGCATACTGCTCCATATCGAAATGAACTCCGCAGCCTAACTCCGCAGCTTTCCTCAGTAAAGTGCGTGCGGGTTCGCTAACTTTTTTTGCTGTCGTCACGGGATCGAGCGGATCGAATTGCGAATAAAAAGCACTCAGTTTGACGGATACCTGTACCTTGGGCAAAAGTTCGTCACCAAAGCGATCGACACCTTCAATTGCTTGCCAGGTTTTAGCTCGCTCCGATAGCTCGTTCATCATGTGTAGATATCGATCTAGATAAGCCTGCGCCTCTTGCTCGCTAATCACCGCCTCCCCTAATAAATCCATCGTAAAACAGAAGCGATCGCGCCTCAGTTTCTCAATGGTTTTGATGGCTTCTGGCAAATTTGCCCCACTAATGTATCGCCGCGCCAAGGTTTCTACTGCTGTGCCAAACGTACTAGCAGCTAGGGTCGCAGTGGGAGAGTTGGGGTTATCGGTACCGAAGTTGAGAAGGGACTTAATGGCGGGCATGTTAACCGCATCGCTAGCGAGGTACTCGTGCATATGTCTTGCCGTTCCAGACTTGCTGCGTAGAGAAGGTAAGCAATCGATCAGGCGAAATAACTGCACGCGCAACCCCTCATTCGCCATCGCCCAAGCCATCAGCTTATCGTCAAGACGCATTTGCGCTTTCAGACCTTCCCAGAAAGTACCCTTACCCGCCGCCAAGATTTTCTGGGCAATTTCTTGAGTCGTTGCTTCATAGCGATCCTGAGACTGTGGGGTATTGGAGACGGGTAAGTCACGATCTTGGCTAATCACGTTAATAAAAACTCCTGATATGTCTATGCTTGGCAGCTTGGGAAATTTGAACTGCACGCTCATATTCTCTCTTATGCCACATTTGCAATTGTTGCCAAGTCAACCAACTCCAACATGGTAAACGGCTTGAAAACTATAAGTGGTTGAGCGCTCACTTTTATTTAATCCTTTAACCAGTAAGGTTTTACAGGTTTAGGCTTCAAGTGTATTGGGTGTTTTAATGGTGTTTTAATGGTGTTTTAGTAAAGCTTCTTTACTAAAGCTTAACTATTTAGAGCGATCGCAAAAAATTAAAAACGGGTATAATTTTTGTATAAATCGTGACAAAAAGTTGCGAAAAAGTTTGTATCGCAATTGTCTCAGCGAAATATACCTTAATCAAAGACATTTATGCTACCCACTCTCCATTATTCAATTGATGCTATTCGTGACGAGGCGCGTCATTTAGTTGAAACTGGTAGCCTTACCCGCCAGCAACCCATTCATTCTCTCTGCCGCTTCATTCCCGATCGCCAGTGGAGCGATGTCGAACACGAACTAGAGGTCAACCAGTTTTTACTGCGCGATCGCATTGCCGATCTGTTCAGTCAGGAGGACTGGTCTAACGACTAGCGACTTGCTTTACAGGTATGCCACCTATAGCCTGTAAGGTATTGAGAAGTACAAACAGGCCACTAACAATTGAGATAAGCGTAAAAAAGATCGCACTCCAGCTATGGTTCTTTAGCTAGGGTGATAGAGCGGTCTATTTGTTAGCGCTTGTTAGTAGGTACCAGCATGTAAAAATTCAAAAATTCTGATTGCAAGCCACAACATGCCATACTTTATATAATGTTAGGGCTTGTGTTTTTTAAAACCATTGTTAATATATTTTTAATTATTGAAACCTATTGAAATGATTTTTACGGGAGGTCACCAAGGAAGTTGGGCGGTAGCCAGGAGCATAAAGCGAGACAAAGCCAACAGCAAATTGACAGGCTCAAGCAGTTTGCCGATCTTTCTGCTACTATGCTGAACTTAGATACAGAAATGGCAGTGGCAACAGGCATGTCTCAACCAACTAAAGCTGCGACAATTGTAATTGGCGGTGGGGAAGACAAGGTACAAGACCGCGTAATCCTTCGTACGTTTGTGGAAAGATCGGGTGCCTCCTCGTCGCGCATTGCCATTATTCCTTCTGCCTCTCGCGAACCTGATATTATCGGACGCATCTATTATGAAATTTTTTCCGAATTGAGAGCTGAGAAAGTAGAAGTGCTTGATATTCGGGAGCGCCAGCAGCAAACTATGGAGGAAGCCCAAGAGCAACTCGATCGCTTCACTGGCGTGTTTATGACCGGCGGCGATCAGTTGCGCCTGTGCAGTCTCATTGGCGAAACTCCGCTTGCGATCGCCATTAGGGAAAGAGTCCATCAAGGCAAATTGGTGCTGGCAGGTACTAGTGCTGGTGCCGCCGCCATGGGGTATAACATGATTTCCGGTGGCGGCAGTGGCGAATCGCCCCATAAGGAAATTGTCACGATGAGTATCGGGTTGGGAATTTTGCCTGACATTGTCGTCGATCAGCATTTCCATAACCGCAATCGCATGGCCAGACTGATGACTGCGATCGCCGCCCACCCAGATAAGTTAGGTATTGGCATTGATGAGGATACGGCAGCCATCTTCGAGCAGGATGGCTTGATGAGGGTCATGGGTAAGGGCACTGTTACAGTAGTCGATCCTGGCGAAGTTTCCTACAGCAA comes from Pseudanabaena sp. PCC 6802 and encodes:
- a CDS encoding ATP-binding protein — translated: MVPSELSQLSDRSDNSSSALSDRAAKNSKALPLVLVIVVPFVLQMVTVVGLTAWLAFRNGQKATSALAGQARMEVSNRIQQHLSTYLEEPFHITQANINSVMLGELDIDNKPALERHFTLQLKRQQSVSQIYIGLANGHIALAGSLEDGSIVAKTTGKFPQRHIYALDERGNRTKFLKVLPDYDTRTRPWFKKAIATKKPTWSEIYTFAQGEIGITAAQPFYDRQDNLQGVMAVDLLLGQISDFLRKIEVSANSQTFIIERSGSIVATSTSEKPYLFEKDTQGNSWARRIKATESKNKLTRSTAEFLVNYFGLLQNIDRAYQLDFKIGEKVQYVQILPYRDERNLDWLAVVVMPEDDFMAEINANTRNTFILCLAALGVTIVLGILTSRWIAKPISRLSSASEELATLFEATNPQEEALNRNVRATSISELESLARSFNQMAGKLRESFTALKANNLELEMRVVARTAELSSTEAELRGLFAAMRELIVVFDAEGRYLRIPRTNADLLNQDASELVGKTLHEVFPQQQADLFLRYIQAVLSTEQNFNVEYSLKFADREKWFSASISPIDRESVIWVIRDISDRKQVEDALQKAKEAAEVASRAKSEFLANMSHELRTPLNAILGFTQLMNDDPSLNAAQKETLSIISNSGEHLLSLVNDVLEMSKIEAGRVVLNESNFDLYRMLDSLKNMLRLKAEAKGLHLQFERADDVPQYVCTDEMKLRQILINLIGNAIKFTQEGSITLRLSSPASYQDRDSEHAIIQFEVEDTGVGIAGEDLFNVFKPFVQSASGRQASEGTGLGLPISRKFIRLMGGNIAVSSGLAKGTTFTFAIKVRKVSPPAAIAQASTDATDGTRSSTTPTHLPLRILLAEDNPVNQKVALRMLHKLNYVADIACNGKEVLAALDRCDYDAILMDIQMPEMDGFETTRCIHAQIEKGKRPIIIAMTANAMKEDRDRCLAAGMQDYIAKPIRLEDLQMVLDRWSRK
- a CDS encoding DUF4327 family protein, with amino-acid sequence MLPTLHYSIDAIRDEARHLVETGSLTRQQPIHSLCRFIPDRQWSDVEHELEVNQFLLRDRIADLFSQEDWSND
- the pruA gene encoding L-glutamate gamma-semialdehyde dehydrogenase, translated to MSVQFKFPKLPSIDISGVFINVISQDRDLPVSNTPQSQDRYEATTQEIAQKILAAGKGTFWEGLKAQMRLDDKLMAWAMANEGLRVQLFRLIDCLPSLRSKSGTARHMHEYLASDAVNMPAIKSLLNFGTDNPNSPTATLAASTFGTAVETLARRYISGANLPEAIKTIEKLRRDRFCFTMDLLGEAVISEQEAQAYLDRYLHMMNELSERAKTWQAIEGVDRFGDELLPKVQVSVKLSAFYSQFDPLDPVTTAKKVSEPARTLLRKAAELGCGVHFDMEQYAYKTLTLDILKQVLMEPEFRDRTDVGMTLQGYLRDSERDLIDLVAWAKERGKPITVRLVKGAYWDQETIKAYQYSWDLPVYSQKSSTDFNYERLVQILLENHQYLYAAIGSHNVRSLAKAIAIAQTLQIPPRCFELQALYGMGDRFAKSVVDMGHRMRIYCPFGELIPGMSYLIRRLLENTANSSFLRLSTSESRPISELIAPPTMETSDGKHCQVIFDGFSNAPDADYAQVQERTAATDAIQFVASQFGQTYFPIIAGEAVSTITFVDSLNPSHSSQVVGRIGLASIEQAEQAVAAAKQAFPAWKYRSASDRANILRRAAEIMETRRAELAAWIVWEVGKPLREADAEVSEAIDFCRYYAKEIERITKPHARSVPGEDNLYIYQPRGVTVVISPWNFPLAIALGMSAGALVTGNTVILKPAEQSSAIASKIAEVFQAAGMPDGVFNYLPGRGSEVGAHLVKHPDVHLIAFTGSQQVGCQIYADAAILRPGQKHLKRIIAEMGGKNTIVIDESSDLDQAVVGVVHSAFGYAGQKCSACSRVVVLAPVYETFLQRLVEATRSLVVGDASDPNTKVGPVIDAAAQAKIRSYIEKSRETATIALEMPAPDRGFYVGPTIITDVDPEGAIAQEEIFGPVLAVIKVDNFDRALAIANNTPYALTGGLYSRTPSHIERAYQEFEVGNLYINRGITGALVDRHPFGGFKLSGIGSKAGGPDYLLQFLEPRAITENTQRQGFAPLDLD
- a CDS encoding ABC transporter permease, which codes for MQQVRVARTLLSTYYAYMLEYRAELLLWALSNSLPFILMGVWIQAAQGGRFGLSPLDFVRYFLAAFVVRQFNVVWVIWEFEKEVVQGKLSNKLLQPLDPVWHHFASHVAERFARLPFIFVLVGLFFALYPGSFWIPNLIQVLEFAVVVAIAFSLRFLIQYTFALFAFWTERASAIEQFWFLIYLFLSGLVAPLEVFPEHVRQIVLWTPFPYMVHFPSAIIIGLPVSFGKGIAVMFAWGAMFYILNRWLWRKGLKHYSGMGA
- a CDS encoding cyanophycinase, which translates into the protein MGGSQEHKARQSQQQIDRLKQFADLSATMLNLDTEMAVATGMSQPTKAATIVIGGGEDKVQDRVILRTFVERSGASSSRIAIIPSASREPDIIGRIYYEIFSELRAEKVEVLDIRERQQQTMEEAQEQLDRFTGVFMTGGDQLRLCSLIGETPLAIAIRERVHQGKLVLAGTSAGAAAMGYNMISGGGSGESPHKEIVTMSIGLGILPDIVVDQHFHNRNRMARLMTAIAAHPDKLGIGIDEDTAAIFEQDGLMRVMGKGTVTVVDPGEVSYSNQVWVSNTAPLTIHNLRVHILSSGGTYHLKKRMPLSPII